The bacterium genome segment GCGCAAAAAGATGCAAGTGAAAAGAAACCAACCCAACAGTCAATGCCGTTAGAGGAAAAAGTGGCACAAACTGTACCGACTGAATTGTTTGCGTCGGCGGCCAAATTATTCGGTAATTTGTCCGCGGTTTTGGCTGATAAGCAGAATTTGGAAAAAGTTACGGCGACATTTGTGGGAAAAGACAAAGTTACGGGAAAGCAATTTTTGAAAATTCCGCTGGAAAACGAGCAAGCGGTAAAAAATGCGGTGGATGCGGTGAGTAATTTGTTAAGCGTCTTTTTGCCTCGCACGTAATTTTGGTTTGATTTTCCAATAATGACTGCCGTTACGCACCAACTTACTGCTCTTACTGTCGCGTCCTGGCTACTCGTTGTCTATCCACAAAATGGTGGACCGGTTTTGGCTACTATTGCCCTGATCGCCGTGATGGTTGGTGCACTTACCCCGGACCTGGATCAGCCGGCCGCGAATTTGGGAAATCGGCTGTTGGGCGCAAAAGTAGTTGGTAGGATCGCTAATAAATTTTCCGGTGGACATCGGCATTTTACGCATTCAATTTTGGGTCTTTTGGCGATTGGCTACGGATTACATTGGATAATTAATCACTGGTTGGCGCCAAACTTGGTAATCGGCGCCCAGCTCGTGTGGTGGGCGTTTATGGGTGGCTACGCAAGTCATATTATTGCCGATACGTTTACTGATCGCGGTGTGCCGTGGTTGTGGCCGCTGCCTTGGCACTTTCAATTACCTCCAGGACCGAATGTGTTTCGTGTAACAACCGGAAGTTTTGTGGAACTGTTTATTTTGCGTGGGGCGCTACTTATCGTGTTAGTCATAATAATAAGATCAAATCTGACGTTGTTTCTGAATTTTTGGAAATAGTAATTGCACTATTGTGTGTGATTTAACATCATGTTATTATGTTAGCAGTGGATAAAAATACTTTTAACAATACTTCCATGGATTCATCATATAATTCTTCAACCACAAAGCCATTATTTCGCGGGACGCAGGTAGTCTGGTATATTCTCGGAATTATCGAAATATTGTTAGCTTTTCGTTTTATCTTTAAATTGTTGGGGGCGAATCCCGCGGCGGGCTTTTCCAGTTTTATTTACGGTGTTACCTATATTTTTGCCACGCCATTTTTGAGCGTCTTTCGCAGTAGCCGAATTGTTGAAGGCAGTTTGTTTGAGTGGACAACTTTGCTCGCGATGTTTGTTTATTGGGTGATCGCGGCGGGTATCATCAAACTATTTAGTATGGGAAGAACCGTTTCTACGCCGG includes the following:
- a CDS encoding metal-dependent hydrolase, with the translated sequence MTAVTHQLTALTVASWLLVVYPQNGGPVLATIALIAVMVGALTPDLDQPAANLGNRLLGAKVVGRIANKFSGGHRHFTHSILGLLAIGYGLHWIINHWLAPNLVIGAQLVWWAFMGGYASHIIADTFTDRGVPWLWPLPWHFQLPPGPNVFRVTTGSFVELFILRGALLIVLVIIIRSNLTLFLNFWK
- a CDS encoding YggT family protein yields the protein MDSSYNSSTTKPLFRGTQVVWYILGIIEILLAFRFIFKLLGANPAAGFSSFIYGVTYIFATPFLSVFRSSRIVEGSLFEWTTLLAMFVYWVIAAGIIKLFSMGRTVSTPEAAEKMDEQETK